The uncultured Trichococcus sp. DNA window GAAGCCTGCTTTTTGACCAAACGCCAAATGTTGAAGAAGCCATATAAGGAAGCCGATGTTGCGGAATTATTGGCTGATTTGCGGGTGCTGAATCCGAAGAGCGTCATCTTGACGGGGGTCTCCCTCGAAATGGAAAAAGTAGGGGCCGTCTGCATCAGCCAAGACGAACCTGAAGCGCAGTATACCTTCGCGAAACATTTTCCCGGCCACTATGACGGCGCAGGAGACTTGTTCACAAGTGTGGTTGGCGGTTTGCTTTTCCAAAACCTCCCACTGACCGTAGCCACCGAAACGGCCGTCCACTACAACAACAAGGTGATCGAGCGCACGTTGAAAAGCGGACGCGAACTGCACTATGGCGTCCAATTCGAGACGGACTTGCCGTATCTGATCGAACAGCTGCGCAAATACAAACCAGCTGAATAGAGAAATTTTTTTAAGATTTTTTTCGGAAAGAGGCGTGAGAGAATGAAGATTGAAACTGTAGCCATCATCGGATTGGGCGCTTTAGGAATCCTATACGGAAACCATTTCACGAAAGCCATCGGAAAGGATCGCGTGCGCATCGTCGTCAACAAAGAGCGGATGGCGCGCTATCAGGAACAAGGCATTTCCTTCAACGGGGAGCCCTGTGATTTCCAATACGTCGACGAAAAAGATGCCAGTCTGGAACCTGCAGACCTTGTCATTTTAGCCGTAAAAGGAACCCAATTGGATGACGCGATCGAAACAGCCCGCAACCAAGTCGGTCCGGATACGACGATCATTTCGGTCCTGAACGGCATTTCCAGCGAAGAAGTCATCGGCGCGGCTTTTGGCGGTGAGAAGATCGTCCACTGCGTAGCCCAAGGGATGGACGCACTGCGCACCGGCAACGATGTGAAGTCTGTCCATATCGGCGAACTGCGCATCGGCATCGATGCTCCCGAAAAACAGACGCGTTTGGATGCGGTGGCAGCGTTCTTCGAAGAAACAGGTTTGCCGCACGTTGTTGAAGCGGATATCCTCCACCGCATGTGGGCGAAATTCATGCTGAATGTCGGCGTGAATCAAGTGCTGATGGTGAAGGAAGGCACTTTCCGCGACATCCACAAAGAGGGACCAATCCGCGACCTGATGATCGCCGCCATGCGCGAAGTCTTGCCGATCGCCCAGAAGGAAGGTGTCAACCTGACGGAAACCGATCTGGAGAACGATTTGACGATCATCGACGGACTGACACCGTTGGGAATGCCATCGATGCGACAGGATGGCATTGCGAAACGGCCTTCAGAGGTCGAGTTGTTTGCAGGCACCATACTGAAAAGAGCAAAAAAATACGGATTGCCTGCTCCGACGAACCAATACCTTTACGACCAGGTCCAAGCCATCGAAGCAACATACTAAGAGAACGGATTAGCGGCCTTCGCGGGCGAAGGCATCAAGCCCTCGCTAGCGGGGGCTTTTGCTTGGCCGCGGAAGGTTCATGCAGCGCCGGATATTTTGAGCGAGTCCAACCCCGGTGGGGCTTTCCTCGCCGGAGCTGAGGCGAGCGCAAAGTCTGCACCTCCGACGAACCATCGCTCGACGGAGGACATCCTGCGATTTCACGCCCAGCTCCGGCCAACATTCGCTCACAGGAGCAGAGCAAATTACCGGAACCCCACCTCCGATGAGATGGGCACTCACCGGAGGAAAGGGCGCCACCACCAGTTCTCCGGCGGGGTCATCCTCGCCGGAGCTGAGGCGAGCGCAAAGTCTGCACCTCCGACGAACCGTCGCTCGACGGAGGACATCCTGCGATTTCACGCCCAACTCCGGTCAACATTCGCTCACAGGAGCAGAGCAAATTGCCGGAACCCCACCTCCGATGAGATGGGCACTCACCGGAGGAAAGGGCGCCACCACCAGTTCTCCGGCGGGGTCCTCCTCGCCGGAGCTGAGGCGAGCGCCAAGTTTGCACCTCCGACGAACCATTGCTCGGCGGAGGACAGCCCTCGATTTCACGCCCAGCTCCGGCCAACATTCGCTCACAGGAGCAGAGCAAATTACCGGAACCCCACCTCCGTTGAGAAGAGCGCTCACCGGAGGAAAGCTCCAACACCGACGAGCCACCGCTAACCGGAGAACAGTCAGACACCGGCAGCATTTTTTTGATATAATAGAAGCATTCCATTCGACATTCGTCGAATAGCACGATTAAAGGAGCCAAAATCATGACACAAGAACAACTGAAAAACCGCGCGGACGTCCCTGAGGCATTGACTTGGGATGTGACTGCACTCTATAAAACAAGAGCAGACTTCGAGGCAGCTTTGAATGGCCTTAAGGCAGCGACCGCAGCCTTCGCAACGACGTATGAAGGCAAACTCACGGATGCCAAAACGATCCTTGCTGCAATGAAGGAATACGAAAGGCTCATCGAAACCGCGACATTGGCGGATCACTATGCGATGATGCCGGAAGCGACCGACTTGACCGATCCGGATAACGTTGAATTGTCTCGCCAAACTGCGAATGCGATGGCGGACATCAGCGCTCAGCTGACATTCTTCGAATCGGAACTGATCGGCTGCGCCGCCGCTGTCCTAGATCAGGTCGTTTCGGAAGAAGCGCGTTTCGCTTCCTATATCCGCCACATCAAGAAAAACAAAAGCATCCAGCTGGCGCCCGAAGTCGAAAAGGCATTGGCCCAGTTGGCGCCGACCTTGGATGCACCTAGCGCCATCTATGAGCAGGCCCGCCTTGGCGATATGGACTTTGGCACTTTTACGGCCGACGGAAAGGAATATCCGCTGAGCTTCGTGCTCTATGAAGATTACTACATGTACCATGACGATACGGCAATCCGTCGTGCTGCTTTCGACAAATTCTCGGCTGTCCTCAGCGATTACGAGAACGTGGTCGCGACTGCGTATTATACCCAACTGCAGAAAGAAAAGACGCTGGCGACGATGCGCGGTTTCGATTCCGTGATCGACTATCTGCTCTATGGGCAGGAAGTGACGCGCGACCTGTACGATCGCCAAATCGACACGATCATGAACGACCTAGCGCCGGTCATGCAGAAATACATCACCCATCTGAAAGAAATCCGCGGACTGGACAAAATGACCTGCGCCGACCTGAAGATTGCGCTCGATCCGGAATATTCGCCGCAAGTGTCGATTGAAGAATCGCAAGTGATGGTGGAGGACGCCATAGCCGTATTGGGCAAGGACTATACCGACCGAATCATGCAAGCCTATCCGGAGCGTTGGATCGATTTTGCGCAGAACATCGGCAAATCAACAGGCGGATTCTGCACCAGCCCATATGGCACGCACCCTTACATCCTGATGTCATGGGCGAACCAACTTTCGGACGTCTATACGCTGATCCATGAATTGGGCCATGCCGGACAGATGATCTTGTCGAACGAAAACAACAGCATCCTCGGTTCGGAGCCATCGTTGTACCTGATCGAAGGCCCATCCACATTCAATGAACTGCTTTTGACGGAATCATTGGCACGCAAGAGCACGGATGCGCGCATGCAGCGCTTCGCTTTGACGAAGATGCTTTCCGACACTTATTTCCACAATTTTGTCACGCACTTGCTGGAGGCGGCCTATCAAAGGGAAGTCTACAACTTGATCGACGCGGGCAAGAGCTTCGATGCCGGCAAATTGAGCGAAATCAAACGCAGCGTGCTGGAACGTTTCTGGGGTGATGCTGTGG harbors:
- the pepF gene encoding oligoendopeptidase F produces the protein MTQEQLKNRADVPEALTWDVTALYKTRADFEAALNGLKAATAAFATTYEGKLTDAKTILAAMKEYERLIETATLADHYAMMPEATDLTDPDNVELSRQTANAMADISAQLTFFESELIGCAAAVLDQVVSEEARFASYIRHIKKNKSIQLAPEVEKALAQLAPTLDAPSAIYEQARLGDMDFGTFTADGKEYPLSFVLYEDYYMYHDDTAIRRAAFDKFSAVLSDYENVVATAYYTQLQKEKTLATMRGFDSVIDYLLYGQEVTRDLYDRQIDTIMNDLAPVMQKYITHLKEIRGLDKMTCADLKIALDPEYSPQVSIEESQVMVEDAIAVLGKDYTDRIMQAYPERWIDFAQNIGKSTGGFCTSPYGTHPYILMSWANQLSDVYTLIHELGHAGQMILSNENNSILGSEPSLYLIEGPSTFNELLLTESLARKSTDARMQRFALTKMLSDTYFHNFVTHLLEAAYQREVYNLIDAGKSFDAGKLSEIKRSVLERFWGDAVEINEGAELTWMRQIHYYMGLYSYTYSAGLTIATQAFLRVKAEEEGAVADWLEFLALGDKLEAAEAAALAGVDIKTDQALQDTIHYLDEAVDHIITLSKELA
- a CDS encoding ketopantoate reductase family protein; its protein translation is MKIETVAIIGLGALGILYGNHFTKAIGKDRVRIVVNKERMARYQEQGISFNGEPCDFQYVDEKDASLEPADLVILAVKGTQLDDAIETARNQVGPDTTIISVLNGISSEEVIGAAFGGEKIVHCVAQGMDALRTGNDVKSVHIGELRIGIDAPEKQTRLDAVAAFFEETGLPHVVEADILHRMWAKFMLNVGVNQVLMVKEGTFRDIHKEGPIRDLMIAAMREVLPIAQKEGVNLTETDLENDLTIIDGLTPLGMPSMRQDGIAKRPSEVELFAGTILKRAKKYGLPAPTNQYLYDQVQAIEATY